The following DNA comes from Triticum aestivum cultivar Chinese Spring chromosome 3D, IWGSC CS RefSeq v2.1, whole genome shotgun sequence.
cggataacacaattatagcatgaacaatagacaattatcatgaacaaagaaatataataataaccatttattattgcctctagggcatatttccaacaaaatgtACCACTCAAGATTCGAAGATTAACATTATTATCCTGCAGCCAGTCACAAACACCCTATATATTTTTTAGTGTGTGAACTGGAAGAACTCTGATTGCAAAACTCTAACATCTGCATTGATTCTTATGTGTTGGTTGATTTGACTCAGTTGCTGCATTTTACACTAGGGTCACAAGAGAAGACAGAGGTGCCTGGTTGGCGGAGAAAACTTTGCTCGCAATTGAGGAGAGCAGCAGGCTCGTTCATCACTtattatcaaaaaataaataaaaatgtgcCTTCAGCCAGGTAGTTTGGCTGAAAGGTGTGCTTAGCGTAAACAAATCACTATTTACATTTTACCACCAATGTCAGGAGATCTCTGTTTTGTTTTACTGTTCAAGGTGCTAGCGTACTGAGGTGGGATGAGTGAGCTCTCAAATTCTTAGAAGAAACAGTTTCGCAAATCTTGAAGAGATAATCTGGAAACAAGGAATCTGGAAGAGAAGACATGGAGCGAACCTTGTTGCTCTGCTTCCCTTTTATCGCTCCAAGAAACCAGTGGGGATCGCATGTTTCAGGCGGACAAGAAGCATCGCAGCATCAAATCCAAGAAACGGAGGGTTCCTCACCGGCAGGACAGATCGACCGCAGGCCTTGGCTCTGCGCTCCAATGCGGCccagcggaggaggaggaagaggtgtggATCTGCTTGATTGTTTGGAAGGCGAGCTGGATCGGTTCAGTCAACAAGGTGGGTCTGGAAGAGGAAGCAGAGCCATggcgatggagatggagatggagagagCGTCGATGAATGAGATGCAGTGGGACCCACCAAGAACAAATGACGGGCCCGAACAAAAAGAAGAGCGTGCTGAAGCACTTACGAAAGAGAAGTCGAAAATTATTGATCAACCTGCACACAGTCCCATGGGGATCAAAGAATTTTTGGTCAAGAAAAAGGCATACATATCCCTATTATTCGGTCAGCCATGACTTAAAATTTACGATCAAGGTTCCAAtacacctttctctctctctctctctcacacacacacacacacttttgcttccgaTCAAGTAGCTAGAGTACACGGAAGAATGAATCACGATGGAAGTTCCAATTAATGCTCCTTCTCTATTTCTCACACCCTTCTAGTACTTCTAATCAACTAGTAACGCTAGTGGAAACACCCGTGCTTGCAACGGGTTTTTGAAGAAAAAGAATATTACTCACAGAGCTAGAATAACCAAAACAATGCCGTTTCATCCAACACACGTTTTTCTTTTTTACAATCAGCTAACACACATCATGTTATCGAACACAATTAACAACTCAAAAAAAAAGTTTTTTAGTTAGAGTGGGTTGTGTATTATTTAGTCATCTCGGCATGATCCGAGTCCAGAACATAACTTATTCACACAACCCTCCCCTCTCGAATCCGTCAATCCCCAACCCTTCCTCCGCCAGCGACCTCTGctactgttcttcttcttcctctcctcccgcCTCTACCTTTTTATTCATCGAATGTCAACCCGCACACCTCTCCTTGCCTAACAAACTGCCACCACCATCCTACAATCGGCGGGTGTTATCACATGCCCCCTACTCGAGTCGTCACCTCTTCCACTGTTGGCACTAGCCATCCCTCTAAACCATGGCACCATCTCCGATGCCTGCGACCTCCCGCACCCCGCACTCGAGTTCATCAACCCGTTGCCTCTCCTCCGCTGGTGATGACCCACTACTGCTAccattcttcttcctcccgccgctACTTTTGTCTTTCGTCCACCCTATCGACCCGCCCACCTCTCCCTGCATAACCACCTGCCACCACCATCAGCATTTAGCAAGTGTTGTCGCGTGCTGCCTCGTTGCCCCTGCCTGAGTCGCCACCTCTGTCATTGGCCGTCCCTCTAAACCCTGCCACCATCTCAGGCACCCACGACCTCCCGCACCCCGCACTTGAGTTCATTAACCCCTGCCTCTCCTTCACTCTCGATGAAGTGGCAAGCCACATCATCTTCACCTATTGAGGACTTGATGAGTCATCTGCAGCCTCAGGCTCGGACCTGCTTGTGCATTGCTGCCGAAAAATACTAATAAATGGTCTCAATGAGAGCAAATCATGTTCCAAAATCATCTTCATAAACATCAACGAGTTCAAGCCAGCTAAGCTCCAAACAAACCTCCATATATCATGTTAACCATCGAGGGTTTCACTTAGAGAGCTAAAGATGCAAAGTTTACACACACTAATCTTTACTCAAGAAATCTATAACTGAGTCATGCATTCATTTAGCTTCACAGACGCAATACATATGTCATCTCCCATGCAGTCAGAAACTACAAATTCTCAAACAGCTTGTTCTTGTACTCATCTTCGAGTATAGTATGATCAACCAGAACTTCAACTACTATATCTCACAACACCTCCACTATAATAAACCATCCTCTATCACTGCTAAATAAATGAAACTGGAGGTAGATCAAACAAGGGAAAAGGATAAATTTGCACCATGATCATGCAGAAACACCGGTAAAAATAACTAATTAATAAAATACAAAAAGAAAGAGTAGCATGGTACATACCAAATTATCCTGAGAAAACAAATGCATATCCATCTGCAGCTAAAATAGAACTTTACACGGTCAAACTATAAAATGTTGATAGCAGATTTCAAACTTGCTTTGTGAGAAGTGATATATGGCCAGGAGTTCTCTCTCTAGATTCACGTGTTTACTCATTCTACACACTGTACACTCCCATTTAAAATACGTGgatgtaaggccaactccaccgcgcgaccccaaacagaCGTCTGTTTTACCCGGATTCTgttcgtttgggtagggcaatggggtcgtgtccgtaCCGTTTCTGGGATGCAGTGGCCGTGCGCCTAACGcgcggccgcatcctgtccgcgtaCTTTTTTCTTTGCAAGCCATTAAACTTTTTTTCATCATTCATTCTTGGTACATGggaatacatcaccaaattttcACTAGAAAAACAAGATCAaaaaaaaacaagaaccacaagaatacattttagaagatatccaacttccataactgctcctgtaagttggattagtgtcttcttgatgcattcattgttgatctgcggaggagccgcctccatcttgcgtgtttctttcttcttcgagtctaaagaagtagaggttgcttcctcgcatctagcctcgtgtctagcctctaatctagcaacaagtgcacttatctcatctacagcctctacgctagctaaaagtgcacgaataTCTACTAAattacgctctatcaatatattgatgtactcttcttcccaataccaaaacttgcatccattctacacaacaaaatttgaagttagcacaactagtcaaatccagagcacaaaccgaagctaaaaagagcacacaccccatcgtttaagcacttgatgaacacccatccgggatgttccggcattgtagacacgcggcgcacgaccttctttgggcagtggtcgcacttaatgagcggcaacggtgcgccgacgagctttagggctagcaccgagcccggccgaccgccattcgtgtatctgccggcggaccaccgacggtgtagatccgagcggctagaggaggagccactgcatgcatgtggccttgcggccctgccagggccttccggcccggtgcccggccCGTCCATGGTGCGGCGCGGCCTCCCACAGTCGGGCGAgatcaagaccgaccggatccgccccaaatccggccggcgggtgcgcaaatcaggtggccgtggttgggtagctcaggggcgccgaggggaaggggctgggcgagcgcgcgtccgagctgcacagctaatggcggcggcggcgagggaagagtggagggcgtgtggccggagggagggagggggcggatagaaaaaggcgcccctgtgccaccgacgggcgggccaggggaggacacacGCAGACGGCCCGCGCGTCCGCgtgctgtccgtttcaccccaaaagcggcgcaaatttgggccggggatgggtcgaaagcggacagaaaacggacaaaagtccgtttgcgcccgcgcgctgggccgtctggttcgttgttttaccccaaacggacacgcgcggacaggatggggtcgcgcggtggagttggcctaaggaaGTAGCAATAGGTACACTTGCATGTCAAAGTATTTTAATATAAAGAGTAGCGCTTGTAGAGTGTACCTACCATTTCACATATCTATTTTGATTTCCTATTTTGATAGATAACGGAAGAATATGTTCTTGTTCCTATATTCAAATCCATAGGGATATGCGGGAGGGGAGCGAAAAGATATATAAATTAATGTTTCCATCTACTCTCGAGTATAGGGCAAAGCTGAGTTTGGTATATGAATGATCCACTCGTTGTAAGATCCTGATGGTCCATCACATCCCTTGATGAGTAGATCATTTGTGTCTTACCGATCAAAGGTAAGTAAGAACCTCTTGATATCGAGAAGTATATATAAGTAATATGTTAGTCTTGCTGTCTCAAACGGGGGTTGAGTGCCCGCTTATAAAGCCTGGGAGTCCTGGCGGGAAGAGGAGCATGAATATTTGCAGTCAAGAGGTCTATTGCGCCGCTTACGAGAGATCATCTTGTCTTTATGATGAAAAGAAGAGTGAAAATAGTTTCGTGACAAGCCTCTCCTCCCATTTTCTTGTGctctttatcatattattttcactCTTCTTTTTGTTTATTACCTCAACCTTTTGTTATCAATTCGAGGCCAGTATTTGATTAGGTGTCATAGGTAATAAATTTGTAGTTCAACCTCAAATTGGAAAATTTTAGGTATTAGTGCGTCCATCATGTACAACACTAGACAATTTAGCTTCAAGAAGCCTGAGGACGCAAGTCCTCAACGGATACAACTTGATTTGGCACATTCTCCACACTGATAGAAACAAAGTTAACATTATGATCCGCAAGGTAGGTAGTTTCTTGTTAGTTATCATGACTAGATATTCCTATTTATCACTTCCATCCCTTGTATAGGTCCTTGCTATCCCTCTCGGGCTACCCATCAAGAGGGCATACCTCGTTCACAAGGATTTAGAGCTAGACAGAAATAAAGCCTAGACCAAAAGAGCAATCTCTTCAGCCTAAATCATAATTCAAGTGCATTTCATCTCTTGTTTTCATCATGTCATCAAAGCCAGACCAGAAAATAAAGGGCGTTTTCATCATGTCATCAAAGCTTGGTAATTTCGTTGATTCTTTGCCCGACTTGAATTTAGGAAGATACTGACTATCATTCATATCGTCAAAGCAAGTGAATTAGTTTTATTCCCCTTAACCCGAATAAGTTATCAAAACAAACACTGGACCAAAAAAATCATCTCCATGTCATCAACCAAAGATAGGTCATGCAACTAATCAAAGCTAAATCAACCCACACTAAGTAGGTGATGCAGAGAATGAACAACTATGTATATTTATATTGCTCAACATATAGAGCCCCTGAATAAATGATACATAGATGGTTACTCTAGATTAATAGAAAGCATTCAACAACTTGATGTTGGCAGTTTTATGAATCATGAGCTTCTCTTCGCATAACTAGTTTGATACAGAAACCAGGTAGGCATGTTTAGGAGAAGAGAGCCCAGAAGTCACTTTCTCTATCTCTTGTGTAAATGTATCGTTCACCTACTCCTCCCATGCCTTAAAATCCATATTCCAGGAAAGCAAGGAACTTTGTCAAAAGTATGGTGTTTTCCACATGCTGAGGTAAACTTGCTCAGAATTTGGAGTGTCAACCTGTCATTTATAAGGGCATCGGACAATTTGCAAGGTTTTGGCCATGTGGGAGTATCAACTTATTGGAATCCAATGTTGGTTTATTCAATTCAAGTTTCATTCCAATATATATTCCAATCGGAAATAAAGGCTACTAGAAAATCCAATCTAAAAGTCAAGTGATATATAGATCGGGATGGGGAAGAAAGATTTGTGAGGTTCTCATGAATGTCAGAACTCCTTAGTTTTTCTCCTCAGATCCAGTGCAATCCCCGAGCAAGAAAGCGTTGTCCTTTCCAATTGTCAATGAAATTCGAAAGTAACAACCACGGTTTCATCAAAGTGACTTGCTATTGATGAGATTAATGGAGTTAATACACACTTTAATTGAAAAGAAACtggtggtctactttgatgatatcttGATTTATAGCGAGCCGCTTCCCAAACATCATGATCATATATATTACATGTTGTTGTTTTTAAGGCTTTGAGAGATGCACATTTTTCTGGTAATATAACCTCGACGTATGCACATTCTGCATCGAACGAGTATCATTCCTTGGCCGTGTTTTGACTCTACAGAGAATTGAAGCGGATGAGGCCAAAATTGGAGCCATCAAGAGTTGGCTGACTGAAGTACTCTTGGGCTGACTGAATTTTATGGACGTTTTGTCAAATAATTCAGATAAAATTCCTGTAAATCATACAAGGCCCAGCTAATCTTGATGTAAAGCGCGGGTCTTTCTAATCCGACATTATAAAAAATTCAAGTTCTTAGTGCTTTCTCTCGCAAAGCTAAATCAATCAAGCTCTAGGTTAGTACACGTACGAAATTTGTTAAACGAAGAGGCACGTGCGCATGCAGCTACCACAGGAAACATCGTATACCTACATGCATATTCATGTATGCATTCCGAAGGGAGGATCAACCTACGGCGGCTAGGCGGTCGCCGTATCCAAAGCAGCAGCACGCcgcggcgagctcggcggcggcgacgtccgCCGTGGACCAGCGGATATACATGCATGCATCCGGGCGTCGTGGCACGTACGGTCAAATTGTACCGCTGGCTGGCTGGTTCATCCAGGAAAGGAGAGCCCGTGGCCTATTCATGCGCGCGGGCGGTCCACCCTGTGGAATACTAGGAGCTCGCTCCGTTCCATGCGTGCGTTCTTATCCAGATCTTTGACTGTCAATACAGCACGGCCACCACGTGGAACCCTAGGATCTCAGTCCTTTGTTCGTCCCATGTGTACTGCTTATCCAAACCCGGCTATAAATACCCGTGCATACACACACCGCATTGCTCACTCATCTCCTCCTGATCCTTCGAGTACGTAGAATGCGTAGGGTGTACTCCTGAGAGGTtgagaggagaggagatggggacggcggcggcggtgctagCGCTCGTGCCGCTGCTATGCTGGGCGGTGGTGCACGCGTCGCACGTCGTCTACCCGGAGCTCCAGTCGCTGGAGGCCAAGGAGGTCATCACGGAGCTGCGCACCGGCTACCACTTCCAGCCCCCCAAGCACTGGATCAACGGTAcgtacgtatatatatatatatcctctgCATGTTTGTGTACCATCGTCTTTTTCAACGGCCCATTGCTCATTCCTCGTCGCCTTTGTCTGCATGGCATTGACCTATCCCATGACCACGCAACAACCAATCAGATCCCAATGGTACGTCTAGTAACTAATAGCAAGTGTGGATATATATATTTTGCATGGCACCGTGCGATTCTAAACCTAGCTACGTGCGGATGGATGCAGGGCCAATGTACTACAAGGGGCTGTACCACCTCTTCTACCAGTACAACCCCAAGGGCGCCGTGTGGGGGAACATCATCTGGGCGCACTCCGTCTCCACCGACCTCATCCACTGGGTGGCCCTCCAGCCCGCCATCTACCCGACCAAGCCCTTCGACGTCAACGGCTGCTGGTCGGGCTCCGCCACGTTGCTGCCCAACGGCGTCCCCGTCATCATGTACACCGGCATCGACCCCCACAAGAACCAGGTGCAGAACGTCGCGTACCCGGCCAACCTCTCCGACCCCTTCCTCCGCGAGTGGGTCAAGCCCGAGTACAACCCCATCATCACCCCTGACCACGGCATCAACGCGAGCGCGTTCCGTGATCCCACGACAGCGTGGTACGGACCCGACGGGTATGTACATTTTATTTTCCATCTTGGTCCTCCGAACAAATTTTCTTCACAAGTTAGCTCAGAGCTTGggggaggggggcggtgccccccctcccccctctaaACTATATATTGTGCTATGTTTATACGTAAGGATTATATATTGTACGTACATGATATATTGCAGACACTGGAGGTTGGTGGTGGGCACCAAGGAGAACATGAGGGGGATCGCGGTGTTGTACCGGAGCCGAGACTTCAAGAAGTGGGTCAAGGCGCGCCACTCGTTGCACGCGGGACTCACAGGAATGTGGGAATGCCCCGACTTCTTCCCTGTGGCGGTGGCCGGAGGCAGCCGTCACCACCAGAGCGGTGTGGACACCGCGGAGTTGCACGATCGTGTTGTGGCCGAGGAGGTCAAGTACGTGCTCAAGGTGAGCCTAGAACTGACACGATACGATTACTACACCGTTGGCACCTACGACCACGACAAGGAGAGGTACACCCCTGACCCCGCCTTCCCGGACAATGACTACGGCCTCCGCTACGACTATGGCGACTTCTACGCCTCCAAGTCCTTCTTCGACCCGGCCAAGAAACGACGAGTGCTCTGGGGCTGGGCCAATGAGTCTGACACCGTTACCGACGACCGCCACAAGGGCTGGGCCGGCATCCAGGTCACTAGCTTACGCTGCCACATGAACACAATTATTTTTGCTACTAGTATGTTTTCTACCGTAAGTGCTGAGAGCCTGAGATCGAGACGTATTGTTGTTGCTGATTTTCTCAGGCGATACCAAGGAAGATCTTCCTGTCGCGAAGCGGGAGACAACTGATCCAATGGCCAGTGGAGGAGGTCAAGTCGCTGCGCTCAAAGCATGTCAATGTCAGCAACAAGGCCGTCAAGGGCGGCGAGTACTTCGAGGTCACCGGCTTCAAATCCGTGCAGTCGGACGTGGAGACGGCGTTTACCATCAGGAACCTGGACAAGGCGGAGAAGTTCGACCCGGCGTGGCGGACCGACGCACAGGGGCTCTGCAAGAAGTTCAACTCGCACGTCAAGGGCGGCGTTGGGCCGTTCGGGCTCTGGCTGCTGGCCTCCGACGACCTCGAGGAGAGGACGGCCGTCTTCTTCAGGGTGTTCAAGACCAACGACACCAATTACGTCGTCCTCATGTGTAATGACCCGACAAGGTAATATATAAGATATAACTCACTAAAGTCACATTACATGGGAGTATAAAACTTGCAATGTTGGATTATCCATGCATCCAGATCCAACAGTAATTCCCAATGATCGCTATCAAATAGGTCGTCATACGAGTCGCAGATCTACAGGCCGACCTTTGCCGGCTTTGTCAACGTCGACATAGCCAAGACCAAGAAGATCGCGCTGAGGACATTGGTACGTATATATGTAACCACATGATCAGTGTATGCTCTGGAGTGGATTAAACCGTTGCAAGAGTGGTCTAAGCCATGTCGCGAACTTCATTTCAGATTGACCATTCTGTGGTGGAGAGCTTCGGGGCCGGCGGAAAGACGTGCATCCTGACGAGGGTTTACCCGAGGAAGGCCATCGGGGACGACGCGCACCTCTTCGTCTTCAACAACGGCGAGTCGGACATCAAGGTCACCAACCTGCACGCGTGGGAGATGAAGACCCCCACGATGAACAAGCTGCTGGAGCAGTAGTAGCCCGGACGATCGAGGAGTAGAAGTAGCCTAGCCTAGCCGTAGCTAGCTAGCTTATTAGTTTCGCCGAGATGGATCAATTAGGAGAGGCTGAAGTTAAAAATGCAGTTGTACACTTGCTGCCCACGGATGGGGTGAATAAAGGTTTTAGTGGATGAGTCCATTTTCGCCTTGAAGAATTGCAGATCAGATTATGTCCCTTTTTGTTCGACAAGCTGCTGCTGAACTTCCAGTTAAATATCTCCAAGAGATTTCTAGCTTGTTTTGACATGCACATTTTCTAAGGTGTTATTTTGATGTACATGAAAAAGGCACACAACTAGTGTTATTTAATTGTCAATTAAGAAAACTACATTTTTGTTCTTCTCATCCTGGCTGCAAGCTGAGATGTAACTAACCAGCAATAGGTTGAAATTTGTGAAAGCAAACTGTAACGTAAAATTTCTGCGGAGTATGTGGTTTGGTACATGGCGGCTGGAGCTATCTGAAGGTTGAACATCATCAGTTATTAGTGCTACTTACTTGAAGCTCTGGCCTTGAGAGCATAACCCCTGATAATCTTGTACAAGCATAATAATATC
Coding sequences within:
- the LOC123076790 gene encoding beta-fructofuranosidase, insoluble isoenzyme 3, which produces MGTAAAVLALVPLLCWAVVHASHVVYPELQSLEAKEVITELRTGYHFQPPKHWINDPNGPMYYKGLYHLFYQYNPKGAVWGNIIWAHSVSTDLIHWVALQPAIYPTKPFDVNGCWSGSATLLPNGVPVIMYTGIDPHKNQVQNVAYPANLSDPFLREWVKPEYNPIITPDHGINASAFRDPTTAWYGPDGHWRLVVGTKENMRGIAVLYRSRDFKKWVKARHSLHAGLTGMWECPDFFPVAVAGGSRHHQSGVDTAELHDRVVAEEVKYVLKVSLELTRYDYYTVGTYDHDKERYTPDPAFPDNDYGLRYDYGDFYASKSFFDPAKKRRVLWGWANESDTVTDDRHKGWAGIQAIPRKIFLSRSGRQLIQWPVEEVKSLRSKHVNVSNKAVKGGEYFEVTGFKSVQSDVETAFTIRNLDKAEKFDPAWRTDAQGLCKKFNSHVKGGVGPFGLWLLASDDLEERTAVFFRVFKTNDTNYVVLMCNDPTRSSYESQIYRPTFAGFVNVDIAKTKKIALRTLIDHSVVESFGAGGKTCILTRVYPRKAIGDDAHLFVFNNGESDIKVTNLHAWEMKTPTMNKLLEQ